The Microbacterium sp. SORGH_AS_0862 genome has a segment encoding these proteins:
- a CDS encoding RNA methyltransferase yields the protein MHLEEITDPDDPRLHDYRNLTDVALRRVSEPEEGLYIAESAKVIARALAAGHRPRSVLVQQKWVEEVSALLAHSETPVYVVPAEVAESVTGYSVHRGALAAMHRPKLPEVADLLRDARTVLVLEDIVDHTNVGAALRAAAGMGADAVLVTERCADPLYRRSVRVSMGTVFQVPWTRLPAWPEARNLFDEAGFHLAALALADDAVALESFAASRPDRVALLLGAEGDGLSRGALRAADTVVTIPMSGGVDSLNVASAGAVALWALAHPPAAGS from the coding sequence ATGCACCTGGAAGAGATCACCGACCCCGACGACCCGCGCCTGCACGACTACCGGAACCTCACCGACGTCGCACTGCGGCGGGTGTCGGAACCGGAGGAGGGGCTGTACATCGCGGAATCCGCGAAGGTGATCGCGCGTGCGCTCGCGGCGGGTCATCGGCCCCGGTCCGTGCTCGTGCAGCAGAAGTGGGTCGAGGAGGTGTCGGCGCTCCTGGCGCACTCGGAGACGCCGGTGTACGTGGTCCCAGCCGAGGTCGCCGAGTCGGTGACGGGCTACAGCGTGCACCGCGGCGCGCTCGCGGCGATGCACCGACCGAAGCTGCCGGAGGTGGCCGACCTCCTGCGGGACGCCCGCACGGTGCTCGTCCTCGAGGACATCGTCGACCACACGAACGTCGGCGCTGCACTGCGCGCGGCTGCGGGGATGGGTGCGGATGCGGTGCTCGTGACCGAGCGATGCGCCGACCCGCTCTACCGGCGCAGTGTGCGCGTCAGCATGGGGACCGTCTTCCAGGTGCCGTGGACCCGCCTTCCCGCGTGGCCCGAAGCCCGCAACCTCTTCGACGAGGCGGGCTTCCACCTGGCGGCTCTCGCGCTCGCGGACGACGCCGTCGCGCTCGAGTCGTTCGCGGCCTCGAGACCCGATCGGGTGGCGCTGCTGCTCGGCGCGGAGGGCGATGGCCTGAGTCGCGGCGCGCTACGCGCCGCCGACACGGTCGTGACGATCCCGATGTCGGGCGGCGTCGACTCGCTGAATGTGGCCTCGGCGGGCGCCGTGGCGCTCTGGGCGCTCGCTCATCCGCCCGCGGCGGGGTCCTGA
- a CDS encoding SGNH/GDSL hydrolase family protein: protein MTTESALPHRTPYVANDQGHPWRRFVAIGDSFTEGLGDPSPDSPGGNRGWADRVAEVLGAGVDDFAYANLAVRGRLIGQIVAEQIEPALALSPDLISFCAGGNDVIRPGTDPDEISQQFEDAVIRLSSTGATVVVFTGIDTNFSPVFRGFRGKVAIYNENLRAIADRYDCIVADQWGLKEIQDTRFFADDRLHLNTLGHHEVARMVLRALNVPNDLTPMQPAPIAVRNWRAARADDLVWARTYLVPWVLRRLRHQSSGDHVTAKRPEPSRVARIDDQDPAAGG, encoded by the coding sequence ATGACGACCGAATCGGCTCTGCCCCACCGCACGCCCTACGTTGCCAACGATCAGGGGCATCCGTGGCGGCGTTTCGTCGCCATCGGCGACTCCTTCACCGAGGGACTCGGCGATCCGTCGCCCGACTCACCGGGCGGCAACCGGGGGTGGGCGGACCGCGTCGCCGAGGTGCTGGGCGCCGGCGTCGACGACTTCGCGTACGCGAATCTCGCGGTGCGCGGCCGCCTGATCGGCCAGATCGTCGCCGAGCAGATCGAACCGGCCCTCGCCCTCTCCCCCGACCTGATCAGCTTCTGCGCAGGCGGCAACGACGTCATCCGCCCCGGCACCGATCCGGACGAGATCTCGCAGCAGTTCGAGGATGCGGTCATCCGGCTCTCATCGACCGGCGCCACCGTCGTCGTGTTCACGGGCATCGACACGAACTTCTCCCCGGTGTTCCGAGGCTTCCGTGGGAAGGTCGCGATCTACAACGAGAACCTGCGCGCGATCGCCGACCGGTACGACTGCATCGTCGCGGACCAGTGGGGTCTCAAGGAGATCCAGGACACTCGCTTCTTCGCGGACGACCGCCTGCACCTGAACACCCTCGGGCATCACGAGGTCGCACGGATGGTGCTGCGCGCCCTCAACGTCCCCAACGACCTGACCCCCATGCAGCCTGCGCCGATCGCGGTGCGGAACTGGCGTGCGGCCCGCGCCGACGATCTCGTCTGGGCACGGACCTACCTCGTCCCGTGGGTGCTCCGGCGCCTACGGCACCAGTCGTCGGGCGACCATGTGACCGCGAAGCGCCCGGAGCCGTCGCGCGTGGCGCGCATCGACGATCAGGACCCCGCCGCGGGCGGATGA
- a CDS encoding M20/M25/M40 family metallo-hydrolase: MTDATAGGAPDLPEVARIARDLIRIDTTNYGGGRAVGEREAAEYVGAYLERLGLEAQYYEPVARRTNVFARVPGRDLTRPALVVHGHLDVVPAVAEDWSVDPFAGVVRDGMLWGRGAVDMKNMDAMILTSVAELVRAGEQPERDLVLAFFADEENGGVEGSSLVVEHRPDIFAGATEAVSEVGGFSVDVGSRRAYLLQVGEKALLWLRLVARGAAGHGSRFHPDNAVLRLAEAVAALGRTEWPLRLTDTTERFLAEMSRLTGIDTSDPDALADAAGPASAFLRASLRTTANATGLAAGYKHNVIPDRAEALIDVRVLPGTEDAALADIRRIVGEGIEIETVVRDVGLETTFEGDLVDRMVGALARHDPEAPVIPYLLGAGTDNKALSRLGITGYGFAPLRLPPGMDFTGMFHGVDERVPIDSLVFGQRVLTDFLRTC; this comes from the coding sequence ATGACGGACGCGACTGCCGGGGGCGCGCCCGATCTGCCCGAGGTCGCGCGGATCGCGCGCGACCTCATCCGGATCGACACGACGAACTACGGCGGTGGTCGTGCCGTCGGCGAACGTGAGGCCGCCGAGTACGTGGGCGCCTACCTGGAGCGGCTCGGCCTCGAGGCGCAGTACTACGAGCCGGTCGCGCGCCGCACGAACGTGTTCGCCCGTGTGCCGGGGCGCGACCTCACGCGACCGGCTCTCGTCGTCCACGGTCACCTCGATGTCGTCCCCGCGGTGGCGGAGGACTGGAGCGTCGACCCGTTCGCTGGCGTCGTCCGTGACGGGATGCTGTGGGGGCGCGGCGCGGTGGACATGAAGAACATGGACGCCATGATCCTCACCTCGGTCGCGGAGCTCGTGCGTGCGGGTGAGCAGCCGGAGCGTGATCTCGTGCTGGCTTTCTTCGCCGATGAGGAGAACGGCGGTGTCGAGGGCTCTTCGCTGGTGGTCGAGCACCGGCCCGACATCTTCGCCGGCGCGACCGAGGCCGTCAGCGAGGTGGGCGGCTTCTCCGTCGACGTGGGTTCCCGACGGGCCTACCTCCTGCAGGTCGGGGAGAAGGCGCTTCTCTGGTTGCGACTGGTGGCGCGCGGTGCAGCCGGCCACGGCAGCAGGTTCCATCCCGACAACGCCGTGCTCCGCCTCGCCGAAGCCGTCGCGGCCCTCGGGCGCACCGAGTGGCCCCTGCGCCTCACCGACACGACCGAGCGCTTCCTCGCCGAGATGTCCCGTCTCACGGGGATCGACACCTCCGACCCCGACGCGTTGGCGGACGCGGCCGGACCCGCATCCGCGTTCCTCCGGGCGAGCCTGCGCACGACGGCGAATGCGACGGGACTCGCTGCCGGCTACAAGCACAACGTGATCCCCGATCGTGCCGAGGCGCTGATCGATGTCCGTGTGCTGCCGGGGACCGAGGACGCGGCTCTTGCCGACATCCGGCGCATCGTAGGCGAGGGCATCGAGATCGAGACGGTCGTGCGCGACGTGGGCCTGGAGACGACGTTCGAGGGCGACCTCGTCGACCGCATGGTCGGTGCCCTCGCGCGCCACGATCCCGAGGCACCCGTCATCCCGTACCTGCTCGGTGCGGGCACCGACAACAAGGCTCTGTCACGTCTGGGGATCACCGGCTACGGCTTCGCGCCGTTGCGCCTTCCACCGGGCATGGATTTCACCGGTATGTTCCACGGTGTCGACGAGCGCGTCCCCATCGATTCGCTCGTGTTCGGGCAGCGCGTGCTGACCGACTTCCTCCGCACCTGCTGA
- a CDS encoding undecaprenyl-diphosphate phosphatase: MQNFLEALLLGLVQGLTEFLPVSSSAHLAILGAFLPSAQDPGAAFTAITQIGTEAAVVIFFWKDIVRIISHWFGSFTGRVPRNDPDARMGWLIIIGSVPIVALGLFFQDQIEGVFRSLWLVAGMLIFFGVLLGIADAVGAHRRKLKDLTVGHGIVFGLAQSLALVPGVSRSGGTITAGLFLGYERAAAARYAFLLAIPAVFGSGFYQLFKVLREPEVDPAFNLWETGAATVVAFFVALVVIKYFMAWISKRSFLPFVIYRVALGAFVMIMLATGVIAA; the protein is encoded by the coding sequence ATGCAGAATTTCCTCGAAGCGCTCCTCCTGGGCCTCGTCCAAGGTCTCACGGAGTTCCTCCCGGTCTCCTCGAGCGCGCACCTCGCGATCCTCGGTGCCTTCTTGCCCTCCGCTCAGGATCCGGGCGCGGCGTTCACGGCGATCACGCAGATCGGAACCGAGGCGGCGGTGGTCATCTTCTTCTGGAAGGACATCGTCCGCATCATCTCGCACTGGTTCGGCTCCTTCACCGGACGCGTGCCGCGTAACGATCCCGACGCACGGATGGGCTGGCTGATCATCATCGGGTCGGTGCCGATCGTCGCGCTGGGGCTCTTCTTCCAGGATCAGATCGAGGGCGTGTTCCGTTCGCTCTGGCTGGTCGCGGGCATGCTCATCTTCTTCGGCGTGCTCCTCGGTATCGCCGATGCGGTCGGCGCACATCGCCGCAAGCTCAAGGACCTCACGGTCGGCCACGGCATCGTGTTCGGTCTGGCGCAGTCGCTCGCGCTCGTGCCGGGGGTGTCGCGTTCCGGAGGCACCATCACCGCGGGTCTCTTCCTCGGTTACGAGCGTGCGGCGGCGGCGCGGTACGCGTTCCTGCTCGCCATCCCGGCGGTGTTCGGCAGCGGCTTCTACCAGCTGTTCAAGGTGCTCCGCGAGCCCGAGGTCGATCCCGCCTTCAACCTGTGGGAGACGGGCGCCGCGACCGTCGTCGCGTTCTTCGTGGCACTCGTGGTCATCAAGTACTTCATGGCCTGGATCTCGAAGCGCAGCTTCCTGCCGTTCGTGATCTACCGCGTCGCGTTGGGCGCGTTCGTGATGATCATGCTGGCGACCGGGGTCATCGCGGCCTGA
- a CDS encoding PAC2 family protein, with protein sequence MEGLGRRVLVAAFDGWNDAGEAASAALALLRAEGDYEPVYSVDPELYFDYQYTRPTVTVDAEGNRALSWPETTLLRPSQQTRGTQLWLLTGVEPARAWKAFASELVDFALAEDITGFVALGSMMADVPHTRPISIFAGSDSDALRTGLGLERSSYEGPVGILSVLAHVAEQAGIPAASLWASVPHYVAGHTPSPKATLALLDRLEDITGAKVPRGELSTQAAAWEASIDAAAADDEEMTEYIRGLERTRDTWDSPDASGDAIAREFEQYLRRRGDGPGKPGRDEPRR encoded by the coding sequence GTGGAGGGACTGGGTCGGCGCGTTCTGGTCGCCGCCTTCGACGGCTGGAACGATGCGGGTGAGGCGGCATCCGCGGCGCTCGCTCTGCTGCGCGCCGAGGGCGATTACGAGCCCGTGTACTCGGTCGATCCCGAGCTGTACTTCGATTACCAGTACACCCGTCCGACGGTGACAGTCGATGCGGAGGGCAATCGCGCGCTCTCCTGGCCGGAGACGACGCTGCTGCGCCCGTCGCAGCAGACCCGCGGAACGCAGCTGTGGCTGCTGACGGGGGTCGAGCCGGCACGGGCCTGGAAGGCGTTCGCCTCCGAACTCGTCGACTTCGCGCTCGCCGAAGACATCACGGGCTTCGTCGCGCTCGGCTCGATGATGGCGGATGTGCCGCACACCCGTCCGATCTCCATCTTCGCGGGCAGCGACAGTGATGCACTGCGCACCGGCCTGGGCCTCGAGAGGAGCTCCTACGAGGGCCCCGTCGGCATTCTGAGCGTCCTTGCGCATGTCGCGGAACAGGCCGGCATCCCTGCGGCATCGCTCTGGGCCAGCGTCCCGCACTACGTCGCGGGTCACACGCCGTCTCCGAAAGCCACCCTGGCGCTGCTGGACCGCCTCGAGGACATCACCGGGGCGAAGGTGCCCCGCGGCGAGCTGTCGACGCAGGCCGCCGCGTGGGAGGCATCCATCGACGCCGCCGCGGCCGATGACGAGGAGATGACCGAGTACATCCGCGGGCTCGAGCGCACGCGCGACACCTGGGACTCCCCGGACGCATCCGGCGACGCCATCGCCCGCGAGTTCGAGCAGTATCTCCGCCGCCGCGGTGACGGACCGGGCAAGCCCGGCCGCGACGAACCGCGTCGCTGA
- a CDS encoding HAD family phosphatase: MNPQLPDAVLWDMDGTLVDTEPYWMAAEGPLVAEYGGVWTHEQALGMVGLGLDDAARLLQDAGVRLPEHQIIDTLTARVMQSLREDGVPFRPGARELLASLRAAGVRTALVTMSLRRMADAVVELIDFDAFDLVIAGDEATRPKPFPDPYLQACASLGVDPARTVAIEDSPNGLRSAVAAGTVALGVPHMVSLEGVGAAALWPTLAETGAGDIARLFTAHHEFEDVAR, translated from the coding sequence GTGAACCCCCAGCTTCCCGACGCCGTCCTGTGGGACATGGACGGCACACTCGTCGACACCGAGCCCTACTGGATGGCGGCCGAGGGCCCTCTCGTCGCTGAGTACGGCGGTGTCTGGACCCATGAACAGGCACTGGGGATGGTCGGTCTCGGGCTCGACGACGCGGCGCGTCTTCTTCAGGACGCGGGCGTCCGCCTTCCCGAACATCAGATCATCGACACCCTGACCGCGCGTGTCATGCAGTCGCTGCGGGAGGACGGCGTGCCCTTCCGCCCCGGGGCCCGGGAGCTGCTGGCCAGTCTGCGCGCGGCGGGAGTGCGCACGGCCCTCGTGACAATGTCGCTGCGTCGGATGGCGGATGCGGTGGTCGAGCTCATCGACTTCGACGCCTTCGACCTCGTGATCGCCGGAGACGAGGCCACACGTCCGAAGCCGTTCCCGGACCCGTACCTCCAGGCCTGCGCGTCACTCGGCGTGGATCCGGCCCGTACCGTCGCGATCGAGGACTCGCCCAACGGACTGCGCTCCGCGGTCGCAGCCGGAACCGTGGCCCTGGGCGTTCCCCACATGGTCTCGCTCGAGGGCGTCGGTGCCGCCGCCCTGTGGCCCACGCTGGCCGAGACCGGCGCCGGCGACATCGCGCGCCTGTTCACCGCACATCACGAATTCGAGGACGTCGCACGATGA
- a CDS encoding tRNA (adenine-N1)-methyltransferase → MTTPASAPRGPFRFGDRIQLTGPKGRLHTITLKDGGELHTHHGVLRHRDLEGLPDGSVVANSGGHEYLALRPLLRDFVMSMPRGAAIVYPKDAAQIVAQADIFPGAVVVEAGVGSGALALWLLRGVGAAGRLTSFERREDFAEVARANMETFLGSVPENWALEVGDLVERLPEAVEPASVDRVVLDMLAPWECIDVVADALAPGGVVICYVATATQLSRVAEYIRHTELFTDPEASETLVRGWHVEGLAVRPDHRMVAHTGFLLTARRLAPGAVLPEQKRRASKSSYSDEDVELWTPGAVGERQITDKNLRKRVREAQRAAAGARQAAAEDDTDEHVD, encoded by the coding sequence ATGACCACTCCCGCCTCCGCTCCCCGCGGCCCTTTCCGTTTCGGCGACCGCATCCAGCTGACCGGACCGAAGGGCCGACTGCACACGATCACGCTGAAGGACGGCGGCGAGCTGCACACGCATCACGGCGTCCTGCGTCATCGCGATCTCGAGGGGCTGCCGGACGGCTCCGTCGTCGCCAACAGCGGCGGTCACGAGTACCTCGCTCTGCGCCCGCTGCTTCGCGACTTCGTCATGTCGATGCCACGCGGCGCGGCGATCGTCTACCCGAAGGATGCGGCGCAGATCGTCGCGCAAGCCGACATCTTTCCCGGGGCGGTCGTCGTCGAAGCCGGTGTCGGGTCGGGTGCGCTCGCGCTCTGGCTCCTGCGCGGAGTCGGAGCCGCGGGACGGCTCACGTCGTTCGAACGGCGGGAGGACTTCGCCGAGGTCGCGCGTGCCAATATGGAGACCTTCCTCGGGTCCGTGCCCGAGAACTGGGCCCTCGAGGTCGGGGATCTCGTCGAGCGCCTGCCCGAAGCGGTCGAACCGGCATCCGTCGACCGCGTCGTGCTGGACATGCTGGCACCCTGGGAGTGCATCGATGTGGTCGCCGATGCCCTCGCGCCCGGTGGTGTGGTCATCTGCTATGTCGCCACCGCCACGCAGCTCAGCCGGGTCGCGGAGTACATCCGCCACACGGAGCTCTTCACGGACCCTGAGGCGAGCGAGACGCTCGTGCGCGGCTGGCACGTCGAGGGACTGGCCGTGCGCCCGGATCACCGCATGGTCGCCCACACCGGGTTCCTGCTGACGGCGCGGCGACTCGCCCCGGGAGCCGTGCTCCCCGAGCAGAAGCGGCGCGCATCCAAGTCGAGCTACAGCGACGAGGATGTGGAGCTGTGGACGCCCGGCGCGGTGGGGGAGCGGCAGATCACCGACAAGAACCTTCGCAAGCGCGTGCGCGAGGCGCAGCGTGCGGCCGCAGGTGCACGCCAGGCGGCGGCGGAGGACGACACCGACGAGCACGTAGACTGA
- a CDS encoding YafY family protein, with protein MNETSSVAPEERLVNLAVALMATEQGLTKDTILRSVSGYREQAESGASKTALEKMFERDKENLRALGVPIETIGDHADPDDLREARYRVPTAEYALPEDITFTPAEIALLNLAGTVWSENSMSLPARSGLRKIRALGNEVDAEIVGYAPRISVRDTAFAPLQRAIEQARVVSFTYVRPGESTARRRRVRPLALVEYEARWHVYGTDVTLGAERTFLLSRITDAVQITKEGFDPSLRAGAGERALRELQELAARQEALVEVHPGTEAALRLSRRGRSAAQGILVPYVDAHILADELASYGPEARVVDPPQLRELVVERLRAVIALHGERS; from the coding sequence ATGAACGAGACGAGTTCCGTCGCGCCCGAGGAGCGCCTGGTGAACCTCGCCGTCGCTCTCATGGCCACGGAGCAGGGGCTCACCAAGGACACCATCCTCCGCTCGGTGTCGGGCTACAGGGAACAGGCGGAATCCGGCGCGTCGAAGACCGCTCTGGAGAAGATGTTCGAGCGTGACAAGGAGAACCTGCGCGCGCTGGGCGTCCCGATCGAGACGATCGGCGATCACGCCGATCCCGACGACCTCCGCGAGGCCCGCTATCGTGTGCCGACGGCGGAGTACGCGCTGCCCGAAGACATCACGTTCACACCGGCGGAGATCGCCCTGCTGAACCTTGCGGGCACGGTCTGGAGCGAGAACAGCATGTCGCTGCCGGCGCGGAGCGGACTGCGGAAGATCCGTGCGCTGGGCAATGAGGTCGACGCGGAGATCGTCGGCTATGCACCGCGCATCAGCGTGCGCGACACGGCGTTCGCTCCGCTCCAGCGCGCCATCGAGCAGGCTCGTGTCGTCTCGTTCACTTATGTGCGTCCGGGGGAGTCGACGGCTCGGCGCCGCCGTGTGCGACCGCTCGCCCTCGTCGAGTACGAAGCACGCTGGCACGTCTACGGCACGGATGTCACGCTCGGCGCGGAGCGCACGTTCCTGCTGTCCCGCATCACCGACGCCGTTCAGATCACCAAGGAGGGCTTCGATCCCTCCTTGCGTGCGGGCGCCGGCGAGCGCGCCCTGCGCGAACTCCAGGAGCTTGCGGCACGACAGGAGGCCCTCGTCGAAGTGCATCCCGGGACCGAGGCGGCTCTTCGTCTCTCACGCCGAGGCCGCTCCGCCGCGCAAGGCATCCTGGTGCCGTACGTCGATGCGCACATCCTCGCGGACGAGCTCGCCTCCTACGGTCCGGAAGCGCGTGTCGTGGACCCGCCCCAGCTCCGGGAGCTCGTGGTCGAGCGGCTGCGCGCGGTGATCGCGCTGCATGGAGAACGCTCATGA
- a CDS encoding WYL domain-containing protein has translation MSDSALLEGLLAKLARGAAAAPADVIVAPAPVDQVRERVDEALRRGRAVSFAYKTPDAAATTRTVDPVKVHIADGQWYLQGWCHLRQATRTFHLDRVSDVEVTGIPVTHGADPLPALFDTLQGDIVARLRFPEAVAPLLGEFLSHAEIEISGGMATATVRLADEGVLRRLAARRAGDVEILAPEAARRAAASWAHAGLAQYEHSD, from the coding sequence GTGAGCGATTCCGCCCTTCTCGAAGGGCTTCTCGCGAAGCTCGCACGCGGCGCGGCGGCGGCACCGGCCGACGTCATCGTCGCCCCTGCTCCCGTCGACCAGGTGCGCGAGCGCGTCGACGAGGCGCTGCGTCGCGGGCGCGCCGTCTCGTTCGCGTACAAGACCCCGGATGCGGCTGCGACGACTCGCACGGTCGACCCGGTGAAGGTCCACATCGCCGACGGACAGTGGTATCTGCAGGGCTGGTGCCATCTGCGCCAGGCGACGCGCACGTTCCACCTCGACCGCGTCTCCGACGTCGAGGTGACCGGCATCCCGGTGACCCACGGGGCAGATCCTCTGCCGGCACTGTTCGACACGCTGCAGGGCGACATCGTCGCGCGTCTGCGGTTTCCCGAGGCGGTCGCGCCCCTCCTGGGGGAGTTCCTGTCACACGCCGAGATCGAGATCTCAGGCGGCATGGCGACCGCCACCGTCCGCCTGGCGGACGAGGGTGTGCTGCGGCGGCTCGCGGCCCGCCGCGCGGGCGATGTCGAGATCCTGGCGCCGGAGGCCGCCCGACGAGCCGCCGCATCCTGGGCGCACGCAGGCCTGGCGCAGTACGAACACTCCGACTGA
- the tatA gene encoding twin-arginine translocase TatA/TatE family subunit has protein sequence MGAFGWPHLLVILAVILLLFGAAKLPALAKSVGQSARVFRGEMKAMKEDDAAASTTATTAAPAPTPAESAPKAPDTGTSPDTRA, from the coding sequence ATGGGCGCTTTCGGTTGGCCGCACCTGCTGGTCATCCTCGCGGTGATTCTGCTCCTCTTCGGCGCTGCCAAGCTGCCGGCTCTGGCCAAGAGCGTGGGACAGTCCGCCCGGGTGTTCCGCGGCGAGATGAAGGCTATGAAGGAAGACGACGCCGCAGCGTCGACGACCGCGACGACCGCCGCGCCGGCTCCGACGCCGGCAGAGTCCGCTCCGAAGGCCCCCGACACGGGGACTTCGCCCGATACTCGCGCCTGA
- the tatC gene encoding twin-arginine translocase subunit TatC, with protein MSLGQHLIELRRRLMIAAIALVAAMIVAFFVTDPILDWLTGPIRIVAEQRGDNFAALNFPTVTSAFEMRMRIAVTIGIFLSAPVWLWQIWAFVMPGLTRKEIRYTIGFVAAAIPLFFAGCYVAVLVMPHVIEVMWSFTPEGAVNFYSASEYYDFIFKLMIVIGISFVLPVFLVALNLAGIMSGMAILKGWRVAVLLATVFAAVATPAADVVSMLLLGAILIVLFFAAAGLSMIFDRRRRKRENALLDTTL; from the coding sequence ATGTCGCTGGGGCAGCACCTCATCGAGCTGCGGCGCCGCCTGATGATCGCGGCCATCGCGCTCGTTGCGGCGATGATCGTGGCCTTCTTCGTGACGGACCCGATCCTCGATTGGCTCACAGGACCGATCCGCATCGTCGCAGAGCAGCGCGGCGACAACTTCGCAGCTCTGAACTTTCCCACGGTGACCTCCGCGTTCGAGATGCGGATGCGCATCGCGGTGACGATCGGCATCTTCCTGTCCGCACCCGTCTGGCTGTGGCAGATCTGGGCGTTCGTCATGCCCGGGCTCACCCGCAAGGAGATCCGTTACACGATCGGTTTCGTCGCTGCGGCGATCCCGCTCTTCTTCGCCGGCTGCTACGTCGCCGTTCTGGTCATGCCGCACGTCATCGAAGTCATGTGGAGCTTCACGCCGGAGGGCGCGGTGAACTTCTACTCCGCGTCCGAGTACTACGACTTCATCTTCAAGCTGATGATCGTCATCGGAATCTCCTTCGTCCTGCCCGTGTTCCTCGTCGCGCTGAACCTCGCCGGCATCATGTCGGGCATGGCCATCCTCAAGGGCTGGCGCGTCGCGGTGCTTCTGGCGACGGTCTTCGCCGCGGTCGCCACCCCCGCTGCGGACGTGGTCAGCATGCTTCTGCTGGGCGCGATCCTGATCGTGCTGTTCTTCGCGGCGGCCGGTCTGTCCATGATCTTCGACCGCCGCCGACGGAAGCGTGAGAACGCCCTTTTGGACACCACGCTGTGA